The genomic interval GCGGAAGCAGGACGGCATCTCATTCATCGAGGGCGACAACATCATTGAGACGGTCGTGGTCGAGGATGATGTGTCCGAGTGGGCGAATGCGGTGCTCGCGATCGGTGCGGGGGAGGGGCGTGACGCACTCCGGGTGACGGTGGAGCGTGCCTCTACCCGCCGGCGGCGTGTGTTTGTTCTGGATGCGAAGCATGTGACGAAGCGGAGCGTGCTGGAGAAGCTTGCGAAGGCTGAACTGTCGCGCCGCTTGCAGCGTCTTCGGGTGGACATGATCCGCGTAGTGAACCACCCGAACGCGGAGTTCGGGTCATTCGATGTCGGGGACACGATCCTGGTCGACGCGGAGGTGTCCTGGCTGGGTCGGCAGCGGTTGTGGCGGCGTATCGAGGACCTCGAGTACGTCGGTGATGATGTGGTGGATTTGAGTTTGGGGGATGCATGATTCCTCTGAGGCGTAAGGCCGCCCTGAAGGCTCAGGCGCTGACGGCTCGACAGACTGCGCTGACGGCTCGCCGGTCGGGGCGTGCGGCTCAGGCTGCACGGTCGACGGTCGCTGTTGGTGAAGCGGATGTGCCCCTCGTAGATGCGGTCGATACTGCGGTGACGGTGGGCGCGGATCTCCCGGGCGTGCAGGACGAGACCGTGCAGGCCGGGAACGACGCGTGGGAGGCGTGGGAACAGGCCTCATCGGTCGCTGTGGATGTGGAAGCAGCACTGACGGCAGCAAACGAGGCCGCAGAGAACGCGCTGAAGGCAGTAGCCACCGCGGACGGTAAGAACTCGATCTACGTGGGCATGACGGAGCCCGCCGAGGATCCAGAGCAGCCTTTCACGCAGGGAGACCTCTGGTACGTCACCGACATATCTGGGCGCATGACTATGGTCCGCATTTGGAACGGTGACTCGTGGGCTGGGTATCAGTTCGTGGCGGACTCGATCTTGGTGCCCGGGTCTGTTGGGCCGACACTCATCGAGGATGGGTCGATCGTCACGCAGAAGCTCTCTGCAACCGCGATCGATGGCATGGTGATCCGTGGCAACGAGATCATCGGCGCGACCGTTTCGGGATCGTTTTTTGAGCTCCTCGGCCAGGGCGCAACCTCCGCATATTCGCTCGTGGACGCCATGGAATCGGCAAGTTCGAATTGGATCGGGATCAACGCTTCGAAGGTGCAGAACACAGCCCAGTTTCATAGTGGGACACAGGCAACTCGTTTCACTCCCGGGGTATCTGCTGGAGAGAAGTACTTTTACCGTTCGCTTGGTCTCGGACTAGCACCTATGTCGCTTGCTGGGAGCGTCTGGGCATGGGCTCCGTCAGCCACGACGATCAGCACCCGGTTTGGTGGCGGTAACGCTTTCTCTGCGTCGCAAACGCACATCCTGCCTGCGGGCGTTTGGACTGAGCTCACCCTGACGGCTGATGCTGTTGAGGTCGGATGGAGCCGACTCTACTTTCAGTTCGACTCTGCCAGCACGGTTCCAGTCACTATCGATGATCTCTCTATCGCAAGTGCCGAGAAGAACAACCAGCTGCTTTCGTTGTCCCGCGATGGGTATGGCATACCTCAGATTCTTGGCGCATCGGAAAGCGGTCCGCGATTTAAGTTGGCCGTGGCTCGCGGAGGGCCTCTTGACGGTCGCGCGCGAGGGGGACAGCTGTCTCTTTGGGATGAGTCCGGTAATGAACTGCTTATCTCGGGGAGTTCCGCGAACTTCTACGAGGCTGGGACCGGAGCAATCCGTATGTGGATGCGGAACAATCTACTGGCGCTGTACCCAAGCACCGGGTCCGCACAGTTCACTTCAAATGCCCCCGGTGGCGTCTTCTTCACCGACAGCTCGAGTGCCGGAGGCGGCGCAACGCTCCGGTCAATTCAGAACGATGTTCGAATCTCCGTCCCAGCAGGCAAGAAGATCTACTTGGACGGCGTGACAGAGTTCCAGGGTGACACTGCGTGGGCGAATATCGCGATCACGGGCGGTAGTGGCACGTGTAAGTGGCGACGGTATCTCGGGATGATCGAGTTGGAGTTCGATATCACGATGTCGTCTGCGCTCGCGGCTGGGGCGGCGATCACGACTCTGTTCTCCGTGCCGGCTGCTGCTGCACCTGCGACCCCGGCCCCGTTCAACGTAACGACGGCCGGGGCGCAACCCATCAACGGGTTCGTGTCCGCTTCGACGCTGGGCACCACGTTTCGCAACAACGGGACCAGTTCCCAAAACCGCATCTTCGGGTGGGGTCGCTGGTCTCCCGCATAGGAGGCTCCCTTGTCGTACTACACACAGTCCCTGCTCGCATCCGATCAGGGCATCCTACAGCGCACTACCGCGTGCGCCGCATCGGAGGGCATCAGCGACCCTCAGTTCTGGGCGCAGCAGCGCATGTGGCAGCTTTCTGCACAGCCTGGCTGGGATGCGGCGTACGCGTCCGCAATCGCCGCCGGGGTCGCGCATCCCGGAGTGTCCGATGCTGTGGTCTCGGATCCGATGATCCTCTCCGCCGTGCAGGCGCTCCACGCGGCGGAGACCCCGCCCGTGGAGTAGTCGCCCCGCATCAACCCCGGAAGGGGGTCCGTCATCACGGCGGGCCCCCTTCCCGCATTTCTAGGAGGGCCGCATGCCTGACCTCATCTATTGGCCGTTCGATCCGGGGATCATCCGCGAGTATCCGGGCGCATCGCAGCTCGCGATCCGGCCACAGCACTATGGAACCGATTTCCCCGTCGCGGCCGGCACACCACTGCGCGCCACGATCTCCGGCACGGTGCGTCTCACATGGAACGACGGGTACGGGGCGTACGTCCTCGACATCGTCGCCCCTTCCGGGACCGTGATCCGAAACGGGCACCTGTCCCGCATGGACGTCCCGCACGGAGCGTGGGTGAATGCCGGCGACTGGATCGGCCTCACCGGTGGTCGCCCCGGAAGTGCCGGCGCGGGCCTCTCCACGGGGGCGCATCTCCACTGGGAGATTCGCGACAACATCCGGTGGGACGGATACGGCTGGTACGACCCCCGCGACCTCGAGATCCACCACTTCGCGGAGCTCGATTTCCCGCCCGCAACCACAACCTCGGCGGACGCTGCTCCGCCCCTACTCGGAATGGAGTCCGAAATGATCGTCTACTACGCTCACGCCCTCGGCAAGGGTCAGCCTGGCTGGCTCGTGATGGGGTACTCCCCGAAGGCGCTGATCCTCTCCACCCAGGAGTCTGCGAATGAATGGGCGCGCCGTATCGGCAAGGAGACGATTTCCGCCGGGTACGACGGCTTCCGGAAGTACCTGCGCGCCGCGGGCGGCACGGTCGCCCAGCTCGCCACCGTCAGCAAGGGCTAACCCGCGTGACGGAAGAGCAGCTCGCGGTCCTATTCGGCGACGCGACTCTCGCTCAGGCCGTCATCTGGCTCGCCGCTGCCTCGGCCCTCGTTGGTGTTGCGGTGAAGTTCCGGTGGTGGGAGCGGCTGAAGCGGTTTATCGCGACCGTGGATGCACTCGCGGTCCTGCCGCAGAAACTCAAGTTGCTGGACGAGATCCATCATGAGGTTCGCCCGAATACGGGGACGAGCCTGAATGATGCGGTTCGCAGGATCGAGTTCAAGACCAAAGCGCTCGAGCGGCGGGTGGCTGAGCAGTCGGGCAAGATCGACGGCTTGCAGGTGCTCATGGAGTCCGCCGATGAGGAGCTTGCCGACCGCGTCGGTGACCTCGAAGACACTCTGAACCCGAAGGAGAACCCATGACAAGCCAGACCCCGGCGACGGTGCGTGACGCCCTGGTGGCGCTCGTGCGTACCGTCGTGCCCATGATCGTCGGCTATCTGCTGAGCCTCGCCGCGGCGGCAGGCCTGCATATCGACGCATCCACGTCGGACCTGCTGACCCTGATCCTTGTGGCGGTATGCACCGCCGCCTACTACGCGCTCATCCGTGCACTGTCGACGCGCTGGGCGTGGGTGGGGTGGTTCCTCGGCTACCCGACCGATCCCACGTACGAGCCCCGCCACAGCGCGGACTGACGCGCCCCCTGCCCCCTCCTGGACTTCGGTCCGGGAGGGGGCCTTTTCGTGTGTCTCCAGGCGCGCGTACTCTGTGGTCATGTGTGGGAGAGTCATCGTGGACTACGACGAGAACATGAATGTGGCTGGCGGGCGCGAGCTCGCGCGCTGGTTGACGGGCCGGCCGGCTGGGTATGAGCCATCCTGGAACGTGAAGCCGACACAGCCGTTGCCGATCGCGTTCACGGACCACAAGTCAGGCGATCCCCGTTTCGAGTACGCGTTCTGGTCTCTCGTCCCGGTCTGGTCGAAGGAGCTCAAGACGCGCTTCCCGACGTTTAACGCGCGAAGCGAGACCGCGTCGGAGAAGGCTTCGTTCAAGGCCTCGGTGAAGTCGCGGCGCTGCATCATCCCCGTCACGGGCTTCTACGAGTGGACCGGACCGAAGTCGAGCCGGACCCCGCATGCGATCTTCGGTCCTGACCCGATCCTCCCCATGGCAGGCCTCTACTCCTGGTGGCACGAGCCCGATGCTGGGGATGACGAGGGCTGGCATCTCACTGCGACGATACTTACTCGCGCATCCGCTGGCATCTTGCAGACGTTGCATGATCGGATGCCGGTCTTCATGAGCGACGAGCTACTGGCCGACTGGCTCGACCCCGAAACCGAAGGTGACAAGCTCTTGCTGGATGCGGTGTCGGAGGCGTCGGTGCCGATCTCAGAGCACCTCCGCGAGTACGCTGTGAAGCCGCTGCGCGGCGACGGGTCAGAGCTCATCGAACCCGCCTAAGTGGTCGCTCGGCCGCGGTTGTTCTCGTGCGGTGATCCGGGCCCGCGGTGGTTTTCGCGGCCGGTCTGGTGGTTCGTCGGCCACCTCACGGACCTGTTGGCTTCCTCGAGACTGTCGTACATGGCGACGAGCCGACGCCTGTGGGGTTCGGGGTGCCATGTGAGGACGAGGAATTTCGCGAGCTGCTGCCGATCCATGATGCACTGGATCATCGCCACGGGGTGCTCTTCCGGGTCGCGCATGACGGCCCAGAGATCGGTCTCGATCTGGATGTACGGCATGCGTTTCCGCTCGCTTCCGCCTGCTCGATAGCTTGGCATCAGCCCACCTCCATTCGAAACTATGTTCGAATAATACTCTGTGGTCGAATGGAGGCGTCTGAGGGTTCCCCTGCTTTGAATCAAAGGTTATTGCCTGTTTCGAGATAGGGTGGGGTGGTCCATCAGATCCCAATCTCGAGGTACGTCGGATGCAGGAGTTTGCAATTCGAGGAAGCAGCCCTCACTCGATGCCACGGATCCGAGAGGTGGACAATGAAAGTGTTGTCTTCGATCTCTCCTGGGTTACATTCATCGACCCAGCGTTTGCTGTTTCTCTCACCTCCCGAGTTGCGCTGTTTTGTGAGTTCGGTATCTCTGTAGTAGTTCTGCCGCCCGCAACCAGTGACGCCGCGGTGTATGCCTCCAGACTTCAGCTTCCCGAAATGCTTGGTCGACTTGGCAGTGATGCGCGCGGCTTCCCGACGATCTCAAGTAACCACATCCCCGAGCGCATCCTCGAGTTGCAGGACTTCCGAGGCCCTGAAGGGCTTGAAGCGCTGGCGGAGCAGGTTGGTTTGCACGTTCGGGATGAAGCGGCGACGGATGGTCTGCGTGACTGCCTGTTTGAGGCTGGACAGAATGTCTACCAACACTCGGGAAAGAACCAGGGTTTCGTTGCAGCCCAGTTTTACCCGAAAGTCGGGCGGTACAGGTTTGCAATTGCCGATTCAGGGATGGGATATCGTGCTTCGTTAGCCGCTGCACACTCTCCGTCGGATGATGCCGAAGCGATAGATCTGGCAATGACCAAGGGGATTTCGGGCACAGGAAAGGAAACCCGCGGCCTCGGGCTAAGTGAGGTTCGTCATATCGTGACTAGTCACGGCGGCTGGGTCTCAGTTACGTCGGGTACGGTCACGAAGACATTTAACGACCCGGAGGAAAAGCCAGCGAGTCATAGAGTGGGGGATTATGTGCCAGGAACCGTGCTCGAAGGATGCATCCGCTCCCGGTATGGAATCCACGGACGTTAGGCCGTAGAATTATACTAAAGAGTTCAGTGGAGGTCAGAATGACAACGATCGTTCTCCCGCGACTGCTCGGCACGCGGGAAAAGGCAGAGGCTATTGTTGCCGGTGCGGGTTTTTCCAATGAAGTCTCCCGCTCAGTTGAAGTTGCGGCTCGAGCAGTGAAGACCGCAACTCCCTCTTTTGTGAATGCGTTTGTTGAAGAACTTCACAAGCGCGGTGTGCAGGAAATCCGGTTGCTCGGGGCGTCCGAGCGGTTTGCGGCGTCCCTGGAGGCTGAGGGCGCTAATTTGGACGTCAGGGTTCTTGTCGGAATCTCTGCTTAAGAAGGCGTTGACCTTACGATTTCGTCGATAAGTGAATCAAAGGCGGCGTCGTAGGCTTCGGCGCTCGTTTCGGGGTCTGCGGCCGCATACCTTTCAGCTATCTGGATGAAGGCTCTTGCTTTGTCAAGGAGCTTCGTGTCGCCAGCCCGGGCGATCTCTCCGTAGACTTTCGCCTGCGTCGTTGCGATGACGATGTCCTTTTCAGGGTCGTCAGAGGTCTGATAGCGCATGTACTCTACGTAGGCAATTCCAGCGGCATCTAGAGCCCCACTTCTTGCGCTCCGCTTGAAAATCTTGCCTTGTTCGCGGGACTCGGCCAGCTTTTGAATCCACATAGTGAGGGCTGACGAGCCGACGATAACCCCGAGCACCCCAAGGAGCACCAGCCAGATGTTCGCATCGACAACTTGCTCTAGTAACTTCTCGATCAATCAAGACTCGTCTCTATGCAGCCAATAGAGGAATACTACTGGCTGCCTAGCGCGATTTGCCGGGGTCGAAGCCTCACTATCCCCGGATCACTCCCAAGGAAGCTTCTCCGGGAGCGCCGGCAGGATCCTAACCACCCCGCACCCGGGGTCGCTGCAGCGCACGGTGCCCCCGACACGCTCGGCGGGACCACCGCAGGCGATGCAGATCCACGACGTCGGAGGCATGAAGACAGGGTACGGCTAGAGGGTGAGCGATCGCATCACCCGGCTACTCTCCTCGTTCCGCTCGTTCATGACCGAAACCTGCATAGGGCCAGGCAGGTACGCCGTGCCGTCATCTACCAGGATGACGAAATGCCACGTTGCGGTGCCGAAGCTGGCATCAGTTCGCCGCTGGGGCAGCATCTTCGAGTAGAGGTCGAATCCGATGAGGTTCGCGATCTCATCCACGAGGGGGTCTTCGGGGATCGAGATCCGTTCCCGGGTGCCTGCCTTCCACGCGCTCCCGGAGAGCACGAGAGCATCCCCTCGGAACAGGGGCGAGTTGAAGTGTGCTGCAGCGCTGGTCCGGGTTGCCGCGATCCTGAAGTAGTAGGGGCGTCCAGGCCGGGCTGGTGTGTGGATGGCTGCGGGCTGGTCGACGGGGGTGTGCTCGCCGTTGACGATGGCGGCGAAGGCCTGCTCTTCGGTTCTTGTGCTCATGCGGGGAGAGTAAGCGGGACCGCCGACAACGGGGCCCCTGGTCTGCGTTTAGTCTGCGGCATGCCCTATTACTTGGACCTACCTCCGCCTAATGAATTGAGGCAACGTATGGGGAGGTAGCCCGAAGTAGGGCCAGGTAAATCCGTGGTCAATCCAGCTGGCACTGCCTACGGGGGTTCGAATCCCTCACCCGCCACCACCGAACGCCCGGTCGGAATACCTTCCGACCGGGCGTTCTTCGTGTGTTCGGGATCCCGTCCCGCTCTCGCTTCCGCTCTCGCTCTCGCTCCCGCTCCCGCTCGCCAGCCGCGCCGCGTTCGCCCGTTCCGCAGCGTTCGCCCGTTCCGCCGCGTTCGCCCGCTCCGCTCCGTTCGCCCTCCTACGTCTCCGCGACCTCGTTCGACAGTTCCCGCCACCCTCACTTCAGGTCCGGGTCGCTGCGGCAGGGTACGCATCACGCTCACCCTGCCGCAGCGACCCGGATCCCGGGGGCGAATCCCGGGGGCGGATCGCGGGGGCGGATCCCGGGGCCGGAGACGGGGGAGGAGGCGGAGGAGGACCGAAGCAG from Leucobacter allii carries:
- a CDS encoding M23 family metallopeptidase; this translates as MPDLIYWPFDPGIIREYPGASQLAIRPQHYGTDFPVAAGTPLRATISGTVRLTWNDGYGAYVLDIVAPSGTVIRNGHLSRMDVPHGAWVNAGDWIGLTGGRPGSAGAGLSTGAHLHWEIRDNIRWDGYGWYDPRDLEIHHFAELDFPPATTTSADAAPPLLGMESEMIVYYAHALGKGQPGWLVMGYSPKALILSTQESANEWARRIGKETISAGYDGFRKYLRAAGGTVAQLATVSKG
- a CDS encoding SOS response-associated peptidase codes for the protein MDYDENMNVAGGRELARWLTGRPAGYEPSWNVKPTQPLPIAFTDHKSGDPRFEYAFWSLVPVWSKELKTRFPTFNARSETASEKASFKASVKSRRCIIPVTGFYEWTGPKSSRTPHAIFGPDPILPMAGLYSWWHEPDAGDDEGWHLTATILTRASAGILQTLHDRMPVFMSDELLADWLDPETEGDKLLLDAVSEASVPISEHLREYAVKPLRGDGSELIEPA
- a CDS encoding ATP-binding protein codes for the protein MDNESVVFDLSWVTFIDPAFAVSLTSRVALFCEFGISVVVLPPATSDAAVYASRLQLPEMLGRLGSDARGFPTISSNHIPERILELQDFRGPEGLEALAEQVGLHVRDEAATDGLRDCLFEAGQNVYQHSGKNQGFVAAQFYPKVGRYRFAIADSGMGYRASLAAAHSPSDDAEAIDLAMTKGISGTGKETRGLGLSEVRHIVTSHGGWVSVTSGTVTKTFNDPEEKPASHRVGDYVPGTVLEGCIRSRYGIHGR